The following are from one region of the Salvia hispanica cultivar TCC Black 2014 chromosome 1, UniMelb_Shisp_WGS_1.0, whole genome shotgun sequence genome:
- the LOC125202424 gene encoding inositol 3-kinase translates to MIENRCPNSCLVVGNYCHDVLLKDGVVLAESLGGAAAFISAVLDGAAVSSTFVSKVGSDFAYSVARPPSVSLSSKTTAFHAHFSSQVQRHDRVLKRVESCAPITPSDLPASRRFEFGMAVGVGGEILPETLERMLDICDTVFVDVQALIRAFDPDDGTVSLVHLRDSGFGHLVPRIGFLKASSDEAPYVGVEAARKECCVVVTSGEEGCTVYYRNAEQRIAPFPTVQVDPTGAGDSFLGGLVAGLVQGLPVPDAALLGNFFGSLTVGQLGLPKFDSRVLQAVKDELQRRRLKMLGNERLNGELVFVKPNDHEDFHMALVRAKIIASLPVRDCQQDSPRLVENHTHVSSNGQPKLLSSHACEEPIMSANRIP, encoded by the exons ATGATCGAAAATCGCTGCCCTAATTCCTGCCTCGTCGTCGGCAACTACTGCCACGACGTCCTACTCAAGGATGGCGTCGTCCTCGCCGAGTCTCTCGGCGGCGCCGCCGCCTTCATCTCCGCCGTCCTCGACGGTGCCGCCGTCTCCTCCACCTTCGTCTCCAAAGTCGGCTCCGATTTCGCCTACTCCGTCGCGCGGCCCCCCTCCGTCTCCCTCTCTTCCAAAACGACAGCGTTCCACGCGCATTTCTCCTCGCAGGTGCAGCGGCACGATCGGGTGTTGAAGCGGGTGGAATCGTGCGCCCCGATCACCCCCTCGGACCTCCCGGCCTCGCGGCGGTTCGAGTTCGGGATGGCCGTCGGCGTCGGCGGGGAAATTCTGCCGGAGACGCTCGAGAGGATGCTCGACATCTGCGACACCGTGTTCGTCGACGTCCAAGCCCTAATTCGTGCGTTCGATCCCGACGACGGGACGGTGAGCCTCGTGCATCTTAGGGATTCCGGATTCGGCCACCTGGTGCCGCGGATCGGGTTCCTGAAGGCGTCGTCGGACGAGGCGCCGTACGTCGGCGTGGAGGCGGCGAGGAAGGAGTGCTGCGTGGTGGTGACGAGTGGGGAGGAAGGGTGCACGGTTTATTACCGGAATGCGGAGCAGCGGATTGCCCCCTTTCCTACCGTGCAGGTCGATCCGACGGGGGCTGGAGATAGCTTCCTCGGCGGATTGGTGGCGGGGTTGGTCCAGGGGCTGCCCGTGCCCGATGCCGCCCTGTTGGGGAACTTCTTCGGCTCCCTCACCGTCGGGCAGCTCGGGTTGCCCAAATTTGATTCTAGGGTTTTGCAG GCAGTCAAGGATGAGCTCCAACGAAGGAGGTTGAAAATGCTTGGCAACGAGAGGCTAAACGGAGAACTGGTGTTCGTGAAGCCTAATGATCACGAGGACTTCCATATGGCGCTTGTTAGAGCCAAGATAATAGCCTCTCTTCCAGTCCGAGACTGCCAACAAGATTCGCCTAGACTTGTTGAAAATCACACCCATGTCTCCTCCAACGGGCAGCCAAAGCTTTTGTCCAGCCATGCTTGTGAGGAACCGATCATGTCAGCTAACCGGATACCTTGA